The window TCCTTCTTGGAAAACATACTTACTACTTGAAAAAGTGTTGTGCGATAAGTCAATTAAGCCAGACTCTAAGGCACGACCATCAACATTATTATCGCTAGTATTTTCAGTTGTTCCCTCAATTGGACTAGTTACATACTCGCCATCTTTTAAAAGAACATTGTAGCCATTTTTACTTGTACTAGTTGTTTGATAACTTTTTTTCTTAGTTGTTGAAGTTGTAGGATTATTAGCAAGATCTGAATTTTTTAAATTACCACACGCACTTAAACTTAATCCAGTAGCTACTAGCAGTGCTATTTGCAAAAATCTTTTCAATTTATTTTTCCTTCTTATTTCTTTATTTTTCAATTTTTGCAATTGCTTCTTGTTCAGTTAACATTGGAACTTGAAGTTTTTCAGCCTTATCTTTTTTCGAACCGGCATCTGCACCATAGATCAGATAATCTGTCTTCTTAGAAACTGATCCGGTAACTTTAGCACCAAGATCTTGAAGTTTCTTAGTAAACTCACTTCGAGTAAAGTCGGATAATTTTCCAGTTAAAACCACTGTCTTTTCCTTAAAGAAGTTATCTGGTGCCTGTTCTTCAACTGTTCCTAAATATTCCATATTCAATCCACTGTCACGTAACTCCTGTAAGAGTTTCTGTGCACTTGGTTGATCAAAATATGTTGTTAACGATTCCGCAATCGTCTCTCCTATTGTATCGATACTTGTTAATTCTGGCACTGTTAATTGACTAACCTTTTCCAAATTTTTATATTTTTCTAAAATCAGTCTTGCAGCTTTAGCACCAACATGATCAATTCCCAAACCATATAACAATAATTCAGCGGAATTTCGTTTACTATTTTCAATTGAAGTTAGCAAATTAGTAATCGACTTATCCTTAAAATGATCTAACTGGCTTAATTGATCACTAGTTAAATGATATAAATCAGCTACATCATTTACAAATCCTTTATCAATTAATTGTTTAACAATTCTAGGGCCAAGTCCCATAATATTCATTGCTCCCCGTGAAGCAAAGTGAATAATTCCTTCTTCAACTTGGGCTGGACACATCGGATTAATGCAGCGAAGAGCAACTTCATCCTGCAAGTGAACTAAAGTTTGTCCACAAGATGGACATACATTAGGAATTTCATAGGGCTGACTATCCTTAGGTCTTTTACTTAAAACAACGCTAGAGATTTCTGGAATAATATCTCCAGCTTTGTGCAACTTAACCGTATCGCCAATCCGCACTCCCTTTTCTCTTAAATAATCGGGATTATGTAGCGAAGCTCGCGACACAATGGTTCCTGCAAGTTGAACTGGATCCATTACTGCAGTCGGTGTTACTACTCCAGTACGACCAACTGTCCATTCGATCTCTCTAACTACCGTTTCTTGTTCTTCTGGAGGAAACTTATAAGCAATTTCCCAGCGTGGTACTTTAACGGTATTACCTAGATCATTTTGTAGACTTAAGTCGTCGACTTTTAAAACAATTCCGTCAATTCCATAGCTTAAATCATTCCGCTTAGCCGTATATTCATCAATAAACTTAAATACTTCGTCCATTGATTCAAAGCGCTGACCAGTTTGATTAGTATGAAAACCTAAGCGATTCATTTCATCAATTGCTTGATGCTGACTAGTAATATTCCTTGGTGGATTAACCCAAGTGTAGATAAAAGTACTTAAATTTCTCTTTTTAGTAATGCGCGCATCTAGTTGCCTCAAAGACCCAGCCGCTGCATTTCTAGGATTAGCAAATACCTGCTCACCTTTTTCATCACGTTCCGCATTCAATTTGGCAAATGCTGTCTTTTCCATATAGCATTCACCGCGAACTTCAGTTGTCAAAGGTTCTGGCAGAGTTTGCGGGATATCCTTTATAAACTTGGCGTTAGCTGTTACATCTTCACCAACACGGCCGTTTCCTCTAGTGGAAGCGCGAGTTAATTTACCATCGGTATATTCTAGCGACAAAGATAAGCCATCAATTTTTAGCTCGACATTATAAGCTACTGGATGCCCAACTAACTTCGTAATTCTTTCATCGAATTCTTTAAGCTCATCTTTTGAGAAAACATCCCCCATTGAAAGCATTGGAATAGGATGCTCAACTTTAGAAAGATCACTCTTGATTTCGCCACCAACTCGCTGCGTAATTGAGTCGGCTGTTACCAAATCAGGAAACTGATTTTCTAACTCTACTAGTTCTTGATAAGCCTTGTCATAAACCACATCTTCAACTACTGGAGCATCTTTTGCGTAATAGTCGTCTGCCCATTCATTGAGTTTTTTTCTTAATTCATCGACTTTCTGAGAAGCCTGATTGTGAGTTAAAACTGCCATTATCTCAGTCCTTATCTAAACCAAACTACTTCATTATATCTTTTTAATTGGTGCAAAGGCAGCTAAAAGACGCTTCACTCCTTGACTGGCAAAAGCAATATCTAATTCCATATCTTCGCCGCTGCCATTAACTTTAACAACAACGCCCTTACCCCAAGCCTTATGAGAAACTTGATCGCCAACGTTCCAAGACTTCTTGTCTGCACCAACTGCACCACTGGCTTTCTTAGCTGTCTCAATTCTAACCTTTGGACGGTAAACTTGAGAAGTTGCACGCTCTCTACTTTTAGCAAAAGGAATCGACATTGAAGAACTAGATTGAACTGGATTAACAAATTCCAGATCCTTATCTTCAATTTCATCAATAAAACGAGATGGTTGATTGTTTTGCGGGCGACCATACATCGTTCTAGAAAAAGCATTAGTGATGTAGAGTTTCTTTTCAGCACGCGTAATGCCTACATAGGCTAAACGTCGCTCTTCTTCAAGCTCATTCGGATCGCCTGCTGCTCTTGAAAGTGGGAACAAGCCTTCTTCCATACCAACTAAGAAAACAACAGGGAACTCTAAGCCTTTAGCTGCATGAAGGGTCATTAAAGCTACTTGATTATCTTGATTTTCTAAGTCATCTTGATCACTTAAAAGTGAGATTTCTGAAAGAAAATCTCCCAAGGCAGTTGAATCCTCATCTTCTGGCTCATAATTATCATCAAAACGTTTGGTAACAGTTAAGAATTCATTCAAGTTTTCCAATCTGGTGTCAGCTTCAATTGTATGTTCGTTTTCTAAGGCTTCTTTATAGCCAAAGTCAGCTAATAATTTTTCAGTCAAGCCAGTTACACTGTGCGTCTTACTATATTCAATTGCATCCTTTAAGGCAGTACCAAAAGTAGCCAAAGTTTTAGCTGGACGACCTGTAATTGGCGCTAAACTCAAGTTCTTAAAAGTCTCTTCAATTGTAAAATCATTATCATTAGCAAAACCGTTAAATTTAGCCATCGTGGTTGGTCCTAATCCACGTTTTGGCACATTGATAATTCGATTAAAACTCATCGAATCAGCAGGATTTGCTACCACCTTTAAGTAGGCCAAAATATCTTTGATTTCTTTTCGATCGTAGAATTTATGTCCACCAACAATTCGGTAAGGGATGTTTGATTTAACTAGAGCTTCTTCGACGTTACGGGATTGGGCATTTGTTCGATAAAGAACAGCAAAATCTTTGTAGTCTCGCTTGTGTTCTTTTATTTCTTCATTGATCTTTGAAACGATGAAGAGTGCCTCATCATTTCCGCTTTGAGCACGATAGTAATTGATTTTATCGCCATCACCCTTATCAGTCCAAAGCTTTTTAGGTTTGCGGTTTTGATTATTCTTAATAACCGAGTTAGCTGCATCTAAGATATGACCAGTTGAACGATAATTTTGTTCAAGTTTGATCGTATTAACTTCATCATCTTGATAGTCATGCTCAAAATTAAGAATATTTTCCATGTTAGCTCCACGCCAGCCATATATTGACTGATCTGCATCCCCAACTACACAAATATTCTTATATTGCGCAGCTAGTGCAACACAAAGCTGATATTGTGCTTCGTTTGTATCCTGATATTCATCAACCAAAATATAGCGAAACTTATTTTGATAGTAATGAAGAGTCTCTTTATCTTTTTTAAACAAGACCAAAGTTTGCATAATCAAATCATCAAAATCCATAATTTGATCACGCTTTAAACGATGTTGATATTCGGCATAAACTTGCGCTGTTACCTTTTCAAAAGGACTAGCAGCTTGTTCTTTAAAGTCTTTTGGCGTAAGCAGGTCATTTTTACCATTAGAAATCGCACCTAAAATTGCTTTTGGATCATACATTTTAGGATTAATATTAAGATCTTTTTCAATTCGCTTAATTAAAGTTAATTGCTCTGCAGAATCTGCAATCGAAAAATTGTTAGAGTAACCGATCTTTTCCGCATCACGGCGTAAAATTCTCACGCATAAAGCATGAAAAGTTGACATCCAAACGCTATCAGCAGCTGGTCCTAAAAGCTTTTGAACACGCTCTTTCATTTCAGTTGCAGCCTTATTAGTAAAAGTAATGGCTAAGACATTCCATGGGGCAACGCCCTTTTCTTCAATTAAATAGGCAATTCGACGTGTTAAAACTGATGTTTTTCCACTACCAGCTCCGGCAACTACTAAAAGTGGACCTTCAGTACACTGCACAGCTTTTTTCTGCTGAGGATTTAATCCTGCAAGAATTGTTTCTTCGCTCATTGCTTCTCCCTTTTCTGATAACTTAAACACTAAAATAGACTTGTCTATTATAACAAAAAACGACGATAGCTTTTAACCTAACTATCATCGTTTTGGAATTAATCATATTGCGTTAAATTAAACTCTTTAATTAAATCAATTAGCTTTTTAGCATAACCTGGATCAGTCGCATAGCCATCTGTCTCTAGAGCTTGCGCTTGACTAGCATAATCCTTAGCAGCTAAAACATGCTGATATTGATTTCTGTTCCAAGTAGTACCATTTACGAATAAACGGGTATGGGCTTGAATTGATTCTTCATAAGAATTATAAACTTGAAACCGGCCCGTCACAGTCTCCCAATGATCATTAACATATTCAGAAGTTGTTAATTCTCGACTAGTATTGGGATCAGTTCCCTTGACGCCAAATAAATTATTATACTTTCTAGAAAGTTCACTTTGACCAAAGTTACTCTCCAAACATGCCTGAGCAATTGTTACGCTAGGAAATAAACCATAGGGCTTATCTGCCCTTTGAGCAATTGGAGCTACTACTTTAATAAACTTTTCTTTACTTTGAAGAGCGCGTTCTTTTTCTAGTTGCGCCTGCCTCAACTGTTCATTAACTACAATTTCATGACGCCAGTACAAAAAGCCTGATAAGATGATTACTAAAGTAAAGCAAATAGCAAATGCTCTTGCAATTACGTATTGAATATTTTTTTGACGGCGTCTACGTGGCATCTTAACTCATCTTCCTTTTCATTACTTGCTTTAAAGGCATTGCAATTGCTGGAGTAAGAACAGCAGTAAAGATTGCTTCTACAACACCATTAACGCCTAAAACACTTAATAAAATTGCAATTAAAGGAGCAGAATTTTGAGTTTGACCTAAACTTTGCAGTAAAGTAGCTGGATTATTCATGAACCACAAGCTAGTGATGCTAATTACCAGTAAGGTATTAGCAAGCGAAGTACATAAGCCGGCAATTGTATAAACAACTGTCTTTTGAAGCCTTGATTCATCTTTTGCGGCTTGACCAATCATACCAGCAATAAAACCGGCAGCTGTACGTGGAACTAATGCAATAAAAATATTTCGGAACAAAAGCATGCTGACAATATCGCCAGGTTGCGTATAAGCAACAAATAAACTTAATAAACCCCAAAATAAACCAATTGATGCACCAAAGCCTGGCCCCATTAAACAACCTGCTAAAGCAACTGTTAAAGGTATCGTTGTAATTGAAGGCAAGCCCGGTAAAATCCGAATATAGCCAATATAAGGAACAAAAGTCTGAACCAAAATAATTGCAACAAAAATAGCACTAATGGCAATTCTAAAAGTCTTTTTATTAATCATAGTCTTTCCTACTTTATTAATTATAACTTTAACAAAAAAGGAAGCCGCATGTGCGACTTCCTTTTCTTAGTGGTGCGGGCGAGAAGACTCGAACTTCCACGATCTAAAAGCGATCACAAGATCCTTAGTCTTGCGCGTCTGCCATTCCGCCACGCCCGCGGTACTTAACTAATATACCAAATAATTTTTCTTTTAGCAAATGGAAATTCAAATTTTTTATTTATTTTTTCGAATTAATTTTAATCTTCCTCCGCACCGTCCGCAACGATATTTTCTGGTATTTACTCTGCGAACACGCGGATACCGAAAATGGCAATTTTCGCATTCATAAAGATAATTGCGAGTCTGCCGACGCCTTAAACCAATATCAGGCGTATACCTACTGCCTCCAACATAGGCAAGTAAATTTTTAAAATCACGCTTGCGATGCTGATAACCTCGCCCTGCTAAGTGTAAATGATAATGCGTCAACTCATGTTTAATTATTCCTATTAAATCTGCGCGATATTTTTCATCTAAAAAATGACCATTAATATCAATATGATGGTCATTTAGAAAATATCTTCCTCCAGTTGTTGTCATTCGATTATTAATCTTAACTTCATGTCTAAATGGAGCATGGAAATATTTTAAAGAAATTTCTTCTACTAATTTTTGTAAGTCTGTTTGATTCATTTTCGAATTAATTTTTGATATAAACTAGCCTGCCTTGGAGAAGATATTCTTCTCTTTAGACCTGTTACAATTTTTTGCTTTACTGTCTGCTGTCCATCTATCCAAGTACCAGTAAATAAATGAATTGAATACGAGTCTTTACTTGGATTACATAAAAAGCCATCTGGATAAACATGAACTCCGTCTTTTAAAAGTTGCTCTCTATTGCCTGTTTTTAAGTCGTATTTTTCTTTTAAGATATCAGTTACAGACAAACTGTTTACGCCAGCCATTTGATTATTTTTGTCAAAAGTAAACTCTCTATCCTGGTAGTAATCGAGAATGTCTTTGATAAAGGGATGATGTACTTCTGCACCAAAAATAGCAGCTGATAAGTAGTCGTTGTTTTCAAAGCCGATAAAAGCTTGATTACTTAAAAGTGGATCTAATTTTTTAAGAACTCTAACGTCTGTATCTAAGTAAATTCCGCCTTGCTCATAAATCGCACGAGCCCGGATATAATCAGACACAAAAGCCCATTTTTTAGCCTGGTACGCTTCTTCAAGATAACAATTCTCATGCATATCAAAGTTATCTTCATTCCACTCAATAATTTCATAGTCAGGCAATTTCTTTTTCCAAGTTGCAAGACATTCCTCAATTAATGGCGACTTAGGATTATGCCCTACCCAGACGTAATGAATTTTTTTAGGGATCATCTTTTTACCTTTCTAAAAAATCGTGTCATAAAGTCCATAATATCTTGATTAAAGTCTAACTTCATCATAAACATAATTCCAGCATAAATAATTAACATCAAAATTGATTTAACTGTCATGTTCAAAAAACTTGAACTAATTAGGTTAGGCATGAGCATCCCTGCAATCAACGTAATCATTCCAATCAAGAAATATTTTGGTACGTCGCTAAATGCATCTTTAAAATTATAGTCATCTCTTACAATCCAAAGTCGTAAAATTAAGACTACAAACTCTGTAATCAAAATTGCCACGGTTGCCCCGCTAGCTCCATATGGCCGATCAAGCAAGGCTGCTAAAACAACCTCAATAATTGCTCCAATAACTACTGGAATCGCATATTCCTTGTCTCTCCGATTAGCTAGCGCAAATTGGTTAGCAAATACCCCACCCATCGGAATCATAATGATTGTTAATGCAAAGAAGAACATCAAAGGCGTCATGGGGATAAACTTCTTACCAAAGAAGAATGGCACGAATTGCTTGGTATTAGCCATAACAATGACTGCAAATAAGGTTCCAAGCATTGTGGTTGCTTCAAGTGACTTCTTTAAGACAACTTTCTGCGTCTCCTTTTCTTCGCTAGCCATTTTCGGCATGATAACTAAAGAAATACTAGTAATTACTCCTAAGATCATATTAGAAATTCGTTGCGAATTATCATAAAAAGCAACTTGGGTAGAATTGCTAAAAAAGCCTAGGATTGGTTTATCTAGCGATGTATAAATCTGCGTTGCTATCTGGGGAATCATTAATGTAACGATTGAGACAATAGTTGTCTTGTATTTATAAAAATGACCTACTGGCTTTCCTACATACCTATGTATATCAAGCCAAAAGACAAAAGATCCCAGCATTGTCGAAACTGACATAATTAAAAAGTACTTCCAAAGATCAGCTGGCGATTTAATTAATAGTAAAATCAAAACCACACTAGCTAATTTAACGGCAGTATTTTTTAACACTACTCGGCCAAAGTCAGCTAAGCCTTGAAAGAACCAAGAAATATCAACTTGAGCCGAGATTAAATACGGAACCATTAAGATCAAATAATTCCAATACTGAATATGAAAAATATTAGTAATCAGTAATGTAATTAGAATGGTCACTAAACCAGCAATTGCCTGAAAGTACCATAAGCCCCAGAAGGCTTCAGTTAACTCTTGCGGGGTACCATAAGTTCTAGTTCGAGAAACTGTTCGAATTCCAATGTAAGAAACTGACAAGGTACAAAATACCATCAGAAACTGCACAGTATTATTTACACTGCCATAAATACCATAAGTCTTAGGTCCTAAAACTCGAGATAGATATGGAACTGTAATTAGCGGCACTAAAACTAAAAAGATTTGATAGACCGCATTATATAGAATATTAAGAAAAGTTCGTTTCACTACTTTTTCCTCTAAAATTTCTTTGTCATGTAATTAAAGATAGGCTCACAAGAACCAATATCATCAGTTTCATCAATTAAACTCCGCCAATAAAAACGTTGTTCTTTGTATTGATCATCGTCAAGATACTTCAAAACTTGCAGAAGTTCTTTTTGTGAGTTAACACAAGGCCCAGGTGTAACATCTTCATACGGGCTTAATAATAAGCCACGGACCTTTTCGTATTGCTTTAGATAATTGGTAATGAAAATGATTGGCTTGTCTAAGTACAAGTAGTCAAAATAAATTGACGAAAAATCAGTAATTAGGAAGTCAGTATTTCCTAATAGTTCGTATAAATCGAGATCATTTTCAAATAAATAATCATTATTTAAGAAGGCAATATTTGAAAACTGACTGTTAAAATTCTCAAACATTCGCATTTCATAAGGATGAAGCTTCACAATTAAATATCGATGATTTACCTTTAAAGCATCATTTAACTTATATGGATCAAAATCTATAAATGCAAAGTAGTTACCCTGCTTTATTTTTTTCATAACAAACTGATCTTCTAATTCATAGCGGAAAGTTGGCATATAGATTCCTATTTGAGCTTGATCATCCCTAGTTTTAAACAAATCTGCTAGTAATTTTTCTTTAGAGATTGCTGGATGATTAATGTAATCAATTCTAGGGAAACCAAGCTTTTGATATTTTTTACCTTCAATTGCCATACAGGCACTCATTAAACTTTCATAGAGGTCGGAGCTTGACGTTACCATGTCTGCATTTTTATGCCATAGCTTTTGATTACGCTTATTGTCTCGGTAGCGCGTATTATGAGCCATAAATCCCATACGTTTTAAAGGTACACCATGCCAAAATTGAATATTAACTTGATCTCGTCGTACTTTAAAAGGCTGGTGAGTAGTAATCACATACTTAGCAGCGCCAATTTTTTTCCAAGTTTCCCATGATAAATGAGAAGATGGCCAAGGCTCAACTAAAGTAATGTTGTAGTCGGGATGCTTGGCTCTAATGTATTTATAAAATAAATAGCCATTTGAACCAGATCTACCTGAGCCATTCAAGACTACAATATTCTTTTCTTTAATTGGACGAAGACTTGCAAGGAAGCTTATTCCCCATAAGTACAAGCGAAAAAATAAACTTTTCATTTAGATGTTCCTTAATAAAAATTATTCATCATAGTACAAATCCGTTAGCACTATTATTTTTATGCTATCTTTATATTATTAAGGGTATAAAAAAAGCTTGAGTAAACTCAAGCTTTTTTTAATTATTTGATAAAACTTTATTTTCTAGCAGTGCGTCTTTCAAAGAACTTAACAATTTCAACAATGATAATCATTAAAAGTCCTGCAACAATAACTACTAACCATTGCATCCCATCTAATTCGGTCACATCAAAAATCTTAGTTAAAAATGGAATTTCTACTGCAGCCATAACTAAGGCTGAAATAAGAATTGCTCCGTTGAACCACTTATTTTCAAATGTCTGTGCTCTAAAGATTGACTTGTGAATAAATTTAGAGTTAAAGGCATGAAACAATTGAATTAATCCTAAAGTAAGAAAGGCCATTGTTAAGGCATCCGCATGCTGCATAGCTGCGTTTCCAACATGAGGACCAACATGCAAGCCAAATTGATATGCACCTAAAACTAAGATACCTTCTAAAATACCTTGATAAATAATTGAACTTGCAACACCACCACTAAAGAAGTTGGACTTTCTACCACGTGGCTTCTTCTTCATAATTCCTGGTTCAACTGGTTCAACACCTAAGGCAATTGCTGGTAATGTATCAGTAACTAAGTTAATCCACAACAATTGCACTGGCATTAAGATATCCCAGCCAAGCATGGTCATCATGAAGACTGTTAAGACTTCACCAACGTTACAACTCATCAGATAAAGAATTGCCTTTTGAATATTGGCAAATACCTTACGGCCCTGCTTGATTGCCTCAACTATTGTCGCAAAGTTATCATCAGCTAACACCATATCAGCAGCACCTTTTGATACTTCAGTACCAGTAATCCCCATACCAATACCAATATCAGCTTGCTTTAAACTAGGAGCGTCATTTACACCGTCACCAGTCATAGCAACAATCTTATTATTTGCTTGCCATGCTTTAACAATTCTAACCTTGTTTTCAGGCGATACACGTGCATAAACGCTATAGTCCTGAACGTGCTTGTTAAAGTAGTCATCCGACAACTTATCAAGTTCAGCGCCTGTAATTACGGCTTTATCCTTGTCTGGACTTTCTTCTAAAATACCTAAACGAGAAGCAATCGCAGCAGCAGTAATTTGATGGTCACCAGTAATCATGACTGTTCTGATTCCAGCACTCTTGGCTTCTGCAACAGCAGCTTTAGCTTCAGGTCTTTCTGGGTCAATCATTCCGACTAAACCGGCAAAAATCAAATCTTGCTCAACATTATTCGTGGTTGGATCATCGTATGCCTTATCTACAACCTTGTAAGCAAGTCCCAAAACACGCAAAGCTTGTTCAGCCATATTCTTGTTTGAAGCTAAGATAGTTTTTTTTTCACTATCGGAAATTGGCGCAACTTGCCCATTAATTTCAATCTTAGTTACGCGTTTCAATAGTTCATCAGGTGCACCCTTTACAGCAACAAAGAATTTATCGCCATAATGGTTAACTGTCGACATTAACTTTCTTTCTGAATCAAAAGGAACTTCTTGAACACGGCTATCTTTCTTGAGTAACTCTTCAACTTTAATGTTTTGATCAAAAGCATATTGAATTAAAGCTGTTTCAGTTGGATCTCCTAATAGTCTTCCGCCATCTTCAATCTTAGTATCATTAGCCAAAATCATGGCCATCATAGCTGGATTATCTGCTTTAATTGTCTCTTCATCATTGTGAAGTTCATTATCATAATAAACTTTTTCAACAGTCATTTGATTTTGCGTTAAAGTACCAGTTTTATCAGAACAAATAATGTCCGTTGCACCTAGAGTTTCAACAGCTGGCAACTTTCTAACAATTGCCTTGTGCTTAGCCATTGTTTGCGTACCAAGAGCTAAAATGATTGTTACAATTGCTGGCAAGCCTTCTGGAATTGCAGCTACGGCTAAAGAAACAGCAACTAAAAACATATCAATAATTAGCTTGTTAGTTGGCTCGCTTCCTTGCTTGGTAAACATCCCCACGATAAAGACAATCACACAAATTGCTAAAATCATGATTGTCAAAGTCTTACCAAGCTGATTTAAGTTTTCCTTTAATGGAGTAGCTGTTTCATCGGCATTGTTTAACATTGTCGCAATTTTACCGACTTCAGTCTTCATTCCAGTTCCAACTACGATACCTTCTGCTCGTCCATAAGTAACATTAGTATTGGCATACGCCATATTAACTCTGTCACCTAATGCCACATCATCAGCTTTTAAGACCTCGCTATCTTTTTCAACTGGGACAGATTCTCCAGTCAATGCGGACTCTTCAACCTTTAAACTCGCTGTCTTTGCTAAACGCATATCAGCTGGAACCACATCACCAGCTTCAAGCAAAACAATATCACCAGGCACAATATCAGTACTTGGAATTTCTAAAATTGCGCCACCGCGCCTTACATGAGCATTCGGCGTCGACATTTCTTTTAAGGCATCAATTGCAGCTTCTGATCTTGCTTCTTGAATCACACCTAAAATTGCATTAAGCAAGACAACAATCATAATGATTGCCGCATCAGTCCACTCATTTGCCACAACTCCTGATAAAATTGCAGCTACAATCAAGACAATGATCATAAAATCCTTAAATTGATCGATAAAGCGCATGAACATACTACGTTTTTTCTTCGACGCTAAAGAATTCGGACCTTCAGTTGCTAATCTCTTCTTAGCCTCATCATCAGTCAAACCATTATCTAACGATGTGTTCAACTCTTTCTCAATTTGAGAAATATCTTGAGCATAGTACTTCTCTTTCACCGTCAAAACCCTCCAATAACTAAAAAAGACTTATGACCAGTTATCAGTCATAAGTCTCACTAATTAAGATAAGTCCAGAGATGTTATCTCGGTTGTTGAACTTATCGCAATAACTTGCCGTTACTCTCTTA of the Lactobacillus isalae genome contains:
- a CDS encoding calcium-translocating P-type ATPase, PMCA-type, with the translated sequence MKEKYYAQDISQIEKELNTSLDNGLTDDEAKKRLATEGPNSLASKKKRSMFMRFIDQFKDFMIIVLIVAAILSGVVANEWTDAAIIMIVVLLNAILGVIQEARSEAAIDALKEMSTPNAHVRRGGAILEIPSTDIVPGDIVLLEAGDVVPADMRLAKTASLKVEESALTGESVPVEKDSEVLKADDVALGDRVNMAYANTNVTYGRAEGIVVGTGMKTEVGKIATMLNNADETATPLKENLNQLGKTLTIMILAICVIVFIVGMFTKQGSEPTNKLIIDMFLVAVSLAVAAIPEGLPAIVTIILALGTQTMAKHKAIVRKLPAVETLGATDIICSDKTGTLTQNQMTVEKVYYDNELHNDEETIKADNPAMMAMILANDTKIEDGGRLLGDPTETALIQYAFDQNIKVEELLKKDSRVQEVPFDSERKLMSTVNHYGDKFFVAVKGAPDELLKRVTKIEINGQVAPISDSEKKTILASNKNMAEQALRVLGLAYKVVDKAYDDPTTNNVEQDLIFAGLVGMIDPERPEAKAAVAEAKSAGIRTVMITGDHQITAAAIASRLGILEESPDKDKAVITGAELDKLSDDYFNKHVQDYSVYARVSPENKVRIVKAWQANNKIVAMTGDGVNDAPSLKQADIGIGMGITGTEVSKGAADMVLADDNFATIVEAIKQGRKVFANIQKAILYLMSCNVGEVLTVFMMTMLGWDILMPVQLLWINLVTDTLPAIALGVEPVEPGIMKKKPRGRKSNFFSGGVASSIIYQGILEGILVLGAYQFGLHVGPHVGNAAMQHADALTMAFLTLGLIQLFHAFNSKFIHKSIFRAQTFENKWFNGAILISALVMAAVEIPFLTKIFDVTELDGMQWLVVIVAGLLMIIIVEIVKFFERRTARK
- a CDS encoding CDP-glycerol glycerophosphotransferase family protein; translated protein: MKSLFFRLYLWGISFLASLRPIKEKNIVVLNGSGRSGSNGYLFYKYIRAKHPDYNITLVEPWPSSHLSWETWKKIGAAKYVITTHQPFKVRRDQVNIQFWHGVPLKRMGFMAHNTRYRDNKRNQKLWHKNADMVTSSSDLYESLMSACMAIEGKKYQKLGFPRIDYINHPAISKEKLLADLFKTRDDQAQIGIYMPTFRYELEDQFVMKKIKQGNYFAFIDFDPYKLNDALKVNHRYLIVKLHPYEMRMFENFNSQFSNIAFLNNDYLFENDLDLYELLGNTDFLITDFSSIYFDYLYLDKPIIFITNYLKQYEKVRGLLLSPYEDVTPGPCVNSQKELLQVLKYLDDDQYKEQRFYWRSLIDETDDIGSCEPIFNYMTKKF